TGGCCCGCCGGCCGACTTACCCCCATCACAAACTTGGTGTAGCTCCGGATGGCCAGGGCCTGGCTGAACtgaggggacagagagggggcGGGGTTTGCCACAGGCTCCTGCAGACCAGACGTCAGCCCTGCTGTCCCCTTCACCTCACCCTGTACACCCTCCAGACACACGCTGTGCACCCTGCCTGCCTTgcgggcccctccccctcccagctgtTCCCACGGCCTTGCAGTCAGAGCCAGAAGACCTGGCAGGCAGAGGGGCTAAGTGGATGGCGGGGAGCTCAGTGAAGGGCACTGAGCGGCCTGTCGGCTCACTACGCAGTCGGCGGAACCTATGtaaagctctctgctgtcaccctGACAGCCGGTGGCAGAATCCAGGCcttggggtgggaggcaggcagaCACCAGGCGTTCGCCCCTGCAGATCCCCACGTTGCCCCGGAAATAACCCCAACAAGGGAAGGTGACGAGCCACCCCCCCCCAGCTTCCTGTGGAGGGGCCATCCCAGCACGGGGACGCCACAGAGCCCAGCAGAGGCTCTGCCACGCCTGGCAGCCTCGTCTTGGCTATGAAGCCACACAGAGCAAAACACCTAAGAAAACTTCGGATGGAGCTGCCGGCTGGTGTGAGGGCAGCAGCCCTGGTCCGACAGCTGCCCACCTGGACCAGAGAGGCCGCGCAGCTGTGCGCCTCTGCCTCACTCCACACTGCCTCAGCTGTCCCGGCTTACTGGGATGAGTGTGGGGCGGCAGCAGCTCCCCCGCCCACATGGCCCCCGAGGCAGGGCGGGACTGCAGGCAGGGGCCACTGCCATTGCGGGCACTGAATCTGCTTACGGCGGCAGGCCTGTTAAGATTTCACTTGCCCAGTCGAAGGGCCAGCCAGTGTTCCCGTGagcacagccctgggcccagACACAAACACGACAGACACAGACATACGTGGATCATGACCCCCGCTGCGCCCAGGCGATTCCGACAGATGGGTCCCCAGGCCCCTCACCTACCTTCCCGGGCAATCCTGCTGTCAGAATGGCTGCCTGCCAAGAGCCCGGCCCACCCCGCCCCTGACCACCAGTCAGCCATCAGGCACACAGAGGTTTCTTCAACACCCGCCTTGCAGAAGGGCTGACCCGGGGAGGCCTGCCTATGCCAGGCTAGAGGTCCACTGGGGACAGACTGGGCTAAGCCTAGGCCATACTCTTCCTTGCTGACCTCCCTTGCTGACCCTGCCCTCAGCCTGCGTGTGGAAGCGGGCTGTGGCACCTGCTCTGTTCCCCTCACGAAGTGCAGAGGCGGCCTGGCCGCAGAATGCTGTGAGAAGCCTAAGACCCGAGGCAAGGCCAAGGGACTGGCACTCTTAGAGGCTCCACCTTCTGACTTGCTGAGCCCAGTCAGGTCAGTGTCCCAAAGCAGCCTCAGAAAAGCCAGGGCCGGCTTCCACCCAGAGACCGGCAGCCCAGAAATGCCTCTCGGCTCTGGGGACCATCTGGAGCCTTGCCTTTTGAAGCCATTcctcccaccccttccccccAACCCCGTGCCCCTCCCACTTGGCAAAGCGGACTCCCAGGACCCCCGAGGCCCTCCCTCAGAGCCTGGTGCTCAGAGTCCCAGAGCCCCGAGTCTCCGCGGCCCCTGGGCATCAGCAGTGCATGGAAAGAAGGACGAGCCCTTGCTCCAACCAACCTGGGAGCCTGGATTCTGGTCGTTTCCCAGCCCCCCTGGGGTGTCACTCACGCTGTCATCCACCAGGTAGGCATTGATGAAGTGGGCCAGCAGGTTACAGCCCCACAAGAAAACCACATCGCCCAGGAGGTGAGGGATTAAGCCGCTACAAAACAAGGTGAGCAAACGTgagcgggggagggagggggagcgtTCCTGGGGGCCCCGCAGCCAAGAAGCCAGCAGCGGTGTCCAAGCCCCAAACGTCGGCACGTCCAGCGTCCAGCGTCCGAGCCTCAGGAAGGGAGCCTGCGGGTGCTGGGTGGCCCGAGGTGACCCATGCTGGGAAGGCGGGGCTCCTCTCCCCTGGGAGGGATGCAGGGCCACGCCTGCTCTGCGGGTTAGTGCACATCTCAGGAGCGAACCACAGGAGCCAGGCATCAAGCTGAGAACGTGTGAAAGAGGCTGGACGCTCTCccctggcccctgtacccaacCAGCTCTCACAAAACACGCAGCTCGCCGTGTCTGCTCTGTCAACCACAGTTCCCGCATCTCGGCTCCAAGCAGCGGCCCTGAGTGAACAGCTCTAGAAACCAAAGGGCGGGCTCCACGTGGCGGTCCCCAGGCCGACCGCGAGTGGAGCAGCAGTCTGCGAGGCTCTCCAGCGGAGCGGCTGGCTCTTGGGAGGGGGAAGCTCCTCCCCTCTGAATTTGTAAAGACTTCCTTACAAACTATTGGAAACGTTCAGAGGGAACACACTGAACACCTGTACGGATCGAGGGATACGAATAAAACGAACCTTTCTGAAAGCCACGGGCAGTCCTCGGCCTTGGCTCCTGACTGTGCACATACACCCTTGGGTGCTTTCTGAGTACCGCACCGCGTGTTTTTCACCTGTTCCAGAGTCGTGTGGGGCAAAAGAACCCACAGGGTAAGTAAACACTTGCTGCTTGGGTCTCCCAGTCATACCCAGAAGAGAACGTGGGAGGTGCCGGAGCTGGCACTGCCTGGTTTCGAGGCGTGGTGCACCAGGTCCAAGGGCAAACATGTATTCCCCTGTCTGTATGCGCACATGGACACACACGTGTCTCTGCCCGCTGAGAATCATGTATGCGTAGGTGTGCGTACACACACCCTACATACATAGGTTCTGGGTTAAACAAGGCGCCGTAAATAAAATGACCTGGCCAACTGGAACACCACAACATAGAGGTCTCGCTCCCTCAGTCTCACGTCTAGCGCGCTCTGTTCACAACAGCGCGCCACCATGCCTGGGCCTCAGCAAGGCAAACGCAGGCCCCGTTCATCGGccagctcccggctctggctgtgGTTGACTCtgagcaggggcagcagcaggagctttCTGTAGGGTGAACTAAGGGGGGTGTGGGACGAGAGTGCTCGAGACTGGCCATCAGGAGCCCACGTGCCCGGCCACGGAGCAggcccctgggccccagctgaTGGCCAGGTTTTCTGACTCTTAAAGAGAAGGTAAGACATATGGATTGTGTGTGAAATACCTTAAATGTTAAACATTAACACCCAATTTGTCAGAAATGCTGGGAGAAACAGAATCCGTTAGCCGGAGTCAGCCCGTGACTGCCAGTGTTCAGGACACAGATGTGCAGTATTTGCTGTCAGTGAGGCCAAGACTGTGCAGTGCCCGGATCATGAAGAGCAGCCCCATGcccggcctcagcccagccccatcccagcctcagctccaggCCTGGGGTGAATGGATAAGGCCTGGTGTCCCCAGTGTACCGGACATGGGCCGTGACCTGAAAGGGGCCAGGCAGCCTTGGTGGTGAGGATCCTGGCTCAGACACGCTACCGAGCTCTCTGGAGTTGGGCTGCAGCTGCTCAGGCTGAAGCAGACCCCTGTGGTtaggctgaggccagcagcctCGGCCTACAGAGTCAGGAGCACGTGTTAGAAGAGCCATGCGCCAGGCCGCTAGGGCGGGGCAAACTCACGTACACAAAGAatcccagcagcccctcctctTTGAAAATCTTCCCGATGGAGCTCAGGACACCGCTGTGAAGAGAACAAGACAGAGACACAAGGTCGCCCGGTCATGGACAGAGCCCAGCGAGAGCTCCGCTCAGGTCCACGCAGGCCTGGCCGGGATGCAGGCGCGTGATTCTGAAATGCCCCCTGTGCGGAAGAAAGAGTGCTCCCGTGGCTGAGGGGTACCCGGCTCACGGAACCTAGGGAAACCCAACAACCCACGGGCAGCAGACCTGGGGGTCCTCTCCCGCCGTGTTCCGTGGGACCAGGAATAGCATCAAGTGCACTaggggcagggggcggagccagggaCCTTCCTGGAGgccagagcaggaagccaggGCCCTGCAGCAGGAGGCCCCGCCTGCAGCACGGACAAGGCTCTGGCCCTCCCTGGCAGGGAGCCCCGGACCGGAGGCCAGCGGCCAGCACGCCCCAGGCTATCCTAGTCAAGTTGAAAGGCAGAAGCGGCTCTGTGAGCTGTGGCAGACCAGCAGCCGGCCTGGCCCACGTGGCGGCTCTCTGGTAGAGAGGAAGACAGCCAGAGCCAAAGCCCTGGGCTGGGCGCCCTCTCCTGCCAGCCCCCACTGTGGTGGAGCCACATtattccctgctggccccatctCCCATCTTTCATCCAGTCTGGGGGAACAAGCCGGCTTCCCATTGGGGAACCCCAAATGAGGCaccgggtggggtggggtgtggaggTGAGGCGGGCACGCCTTCCTGCCATGTACCTGCAGGACCCTGCTCCTGGCCCGCACCGCACTGCACCTCACAGGGTAGGGGGCAGGGCTGCCATGGCAAAGGGCCACGGCAAAGGGCCACGTCCGGCACCCAGCTCAGTGCCACCGCAGATCTAGGGAAGTATCTGCTGACAAGTGACGACCTCCTAGGAGAGGACCCGAAGAGCTCCGAGCCAGGCTGTGCACCGGCTGGAGAAGCCGTTAGCGTCTGGGGGACCCCAGCTCATGAGAAGTGGCAGCATCAACCCCGGGGGCAGACTCCAATCCCACTGTCCCTCTGCAAGGCACCTCGGCCCATCCAGGGCAGCCCCCGGTGAGAGATGGAGCAGAGAAAAGGTCCCAGGTGGCTGCTGTGGaagccactcccccacccccctgcagCCAGGCCGCAGAGCTAGGTCAGCAATGGTGTCCCAGCACGCCTGGAGGGCCCCGACTACCTACCTGTACTTGGCCTCCCTGCCCACAAACTGCACCATGCAGCGCATCGAGATGACTGAggagaagaaaacacagagatgACGTGCTGGGCCGGGCCTGGGACACCCGGCCACGGAGAGCACGGTCGCAGCCCGGGGACCAGGGCCTCGGGGTTCCCACCCCACCTCGCGTCCTCAGCCTACGGAGAGGCCCAGCTCCCTTTGGAAAAGACTCCCGGACAATCCCTCCTTGGTGAGGGCCCGGTGGGATCCTCCCAACCCTCACCCCTTCCTCGCCATGGTCCCCAGGGTCACCGCCGCAGTCCCCCCAGCGCGGCTCACCGTGCAGGGGGTGGGCCAGCATGCGGGACACACACTGCATCATCATCTCGTACGAggtctggaagacagcagagggcCAAGGTATGGTCAGGCTCGTCTCGGGGATGGGGGGATGGGGCCCGGGGCCCCCGCGGCCCCCACACAGGAGTCTGCTGAGGATGGCTGTGCCTGCTGCCCGCCCCAACCCACCCCTGCTAGCAGTGTGCGGGGCAGGGCTCCCATCCCCCCACCGACACACAGGAGCCGCCCGAGTCGGCGACGAGAGGTCAGCAGCCTCCACGCCCCGTCTCCAGCGGCGGTGCCCACCTCCTTCACCACTTTCCTCAGAGAAGTCTTCATGTCATCCTTGTTGGAAACCTGCTCCATCTCATCCGGGGGGAACACCTGGCATACGGACACAGACCACGGCCCAAGTCGCACCGGGGCACTGTGCTGCAGCCCCGGGAAGGAGCGAGCCCCCGTGTGCTCTCACAGCTTTGGCACAGCAGAGGGCTGTGGCATGGGGCCCTCCCCAGCTCGCCACTCAACGTGTGACCATCAGGGACCCCCTCAGGGCCCCTCTGGGGGCGGCTGGGAGCTTGGGGGAACCCCGGGCGACGGGTCCCAGCTTCCCGCGGGCTCACCTTCTTCATGCTGCCGCGGGTCACGGTAGAAAGGGCATTGGACATGAGCCGAGGGCTCAGGCCTCGGAACAGCCCTATCTTCCCATCCACTTGCACGATGTACTTGGCTGTAAGACAGCAGAGGCGGCAGCGTCACACCCAGCCGGGTCACACGCACTCGCAGGCTACCTGCCGCTCGGCCCTGCTGTGGCCGCGGGAGGGGCCTTGCCAGGATTCGGAAATGGCCAGGCCCTCGCCCCAAGTCTTCCCCTTCTTCTGGCCCCTGCTCCGCTGTGTCAAACCTCTAAAGCACTCTGACTACCAAGTTCACCATGTTCTCTTTTTCCGCTTCGAAAGCCTACTTGGCAAACAGCTACGGTTTCCCAAGTCCCCACCTACGCGATGCAGCCCAGAAGCAATCTTGTTGCTCATAAGACGTTTTTCTCATGGCAAAGAAAAAAGGGGGAAAGACAACACCAGCGGGCAGTGATGAAGCACGCAGCccgagggaggaaaggaaggaagagcaagGGTCCCCTTTACGCACCACCGCCGTGTCCGGCCACCCCGGGCACCCACCAGCATGTGTGAGGAGCAGCAGCTAACACAGGCCCACCGATGACGAGTCCACCAAGTACTGTGACGTCGGAGAAGCTGGACCTGGGGCTCCCATGGTGCCTCACTGTTCTATCTGACGTCAACTTTTGAACTACGTTCAACTAAAGCAGCCTGTTTGTATAAGGTACCTGGAAGCTCACAGAATCCTCTCTCAGACAATGTGGTCTCCCTTCTGATCCACGCTGTAGCTCTCTAGCACCGCACAGAGGCAGCAACAAGCAAACAGGCCTTGTCCTCCAGCCACACGTCTGCCAGCCCAGCCACTGGCCGTCCCAGCCCGCGCCAAGGGCTTTCCAGGGCTGAGTGCACCTGTTGCCTGCACACGTGGGCCCGGCTTCCTACCTCACGAGAGAACAGGCAGAGGAAGGTTtgttttgggggaggggaggtcagAGTCAGCAAAAGGGAGCTACGGGGACAAAGCCTCAATTAAGATCTGGAGCAAAACACTCACTGCTTCCCATCTGATTTGCCCACCAGTACAAAGTGGGTAAGGACACCTATTTCCCAAGCGAATTATGAACAAGGGAGCAGAGAAAGAAACGCCAAAATGCCGACTGAGGCCTTTGTGGCTCAAAGGGCCGGGGCTCCATCACCGCAGGGCCTGTCTGCCATGCCTGGAAACCCTACTGCCCCCCAGCGTGGAGCTTCGACCAGGACACGGCAGGAGCAGATCCCGAACACACCTCGCCTCCCCGACCCCAGAGCAGGTGTGGAGTCTGGAAATACCTAAAGACAGGTGCTCACGACACCTGGACTGAAACAGCACCCATCTAAatggggtgtgggggggagggcaggagggtgctctgcaggaagcagccaggtGGGATAGAGACCCCTCGACCCTGAGGCTGTCCGGGAACAGCTGGGTAACACAAACAGCGATGCTCTGAGTTTCCCCAGCCTGAGCCACTCATACCACAGCCCGAGGGGCTACGTAGAAACCACAAGGAAGAGCGTGGCAGCCCACCCCCCAGTTGTCCACAAATCTTGCACCATCTCTGCACGCAACGTACTACGGACGGATGTCTTCCCACTTCTCTGATACTCCCACACACCGACAATCTTTAAGCAAAACCAAAATGACCTGTTCTGTCTGGCCCTGGATTATGCGCTCAACAATGGGACACAAACAGAAGAGGAACAGGACACCTGACCCCTAGTTACTTAGCAGAAAGAGACTTCCAGAGAACATTCTGTCCTGTCCAAACAGGtcagagcagaggtgggggaaACACAGGGGACTGGCCAGGAAGGGACCTCTGGCTgtgaacacagagagaaagggcatgTTTAAAGAAGGCAAGggtacggccggcactgtggcgtagggggtgaggcagtgccggcatcccatatggacacgggttcgagtcctggctgctccacttctgatccagctctctgctatggctgggaaagcagtagaagatggctcaagtcctgggcccctgcacccagatgggagacctcgaagctcctggttcctggctttggatccatgcagctccagccattgcggagtgaaccagtgagtggaagacctttctctctctctctctctctgcctctcaaatatataaattaaaaaataaaataaagaaggcaAGGGTGAGGACTAGGTGGCGGATACCAACGGCGCACTTGAGAAGGTGCTGGCCAGCAGGCACCTGCGGGCAGGAGCGAGCAGCAGAAGGGGAAGGTGGCTCTCTCGGTGCAGGCAGAGCCAACAGggacaggctgggctgggcaggacgACGCTGCCCTGACTGCAGGCGGCCAGCACAGCAGGGTCACGGCAGGTGAgctgcctgccccagctcaggTGGACGGTCAGGGCACACAGAGGCGAAGCTGTGACTGACTGCACACGGTTCTACAGCCGGTGGCTGGAGGCACCCCAGAGTGTAGACGCTACTGCCAGGGGAAAGTGAGGAaactgggcagctggggagggtgggggcagaaCAGAGCCCAGGAGAGCCCCCCAGGCTGCCCACTGGAGTAACAGGGAAGCAGAAAAGCTTCCACATACAACCCGAGGAGGCAGGGATGACATGCACACGGCCCCTCCTCCAGACTGCACAACTCTGGGTCCCACTGCCGCACAGGTGCTCCCAGGGCCAGCTGCACCTGCTCGCCCATCCCTCACGCGTCCTTCCTGGTGGGGGCGCGCACTCACCGTAGGTGAAGAAGCTCGGCAGGTAGAGGACCTTCCTCCCCAGCACATTGGTCCCAAGGGTGGGGGGCATCGGCTCGTGACCCACCTTGAGAATTAACAGAGACAAAAGGAAGGTTCCGCTGTGGTTTGGTCCCACGGCTCCTCTTTCCCAGGCCCCGACTCCTCTCCCACAAACCCTAACGGTGCTCCTGTTCCCCCATCAGAACTCACCAAAGCTTCCCTGGGTGTCCCGTAACCGTCGGCACCGCCTCATCGCTCCACACATGCCCAGTCCTCGGTTCTACCCGACCACACTCAGTCACCCCCAACGAGCTGCCCCTCACACCCCGCCTACTGCCAGggcagagaccccccccccccccgccgccgcagCATGCTGCAAGCCCCACTTGGCACGTCTCCTCTGCAGACGAACGGCTACAACCCAGCCTCAGTTCCAGCGCGGTGACTCTCAATCACGTCACAGCCAGATCTCAGTCCCAGCGCTCAGACGGCTCAGCTCCACGTCACCCGAAGTTTGTCCGACACTCCTTCCCGCCATGCCTGCTGCGCACACCTGCGTGTCCAGcactcccacccccaggcctgaGCGCACTGGCAcctcccaccccagctgctccccaaACGCCTCCTCCACCGCGTTCCAAGCTCGGTCATTCTACAGGCCAGGGACAAAACGACCCCCACTTCTGCAGGGCTGTGTTCACGGCTGCTGTACAAACGCTGAGTACGGTGAAAGTGCTTGCGTGAAAGACCAAGGCGTCCACAGCCGCGTGAGAAGCAGGGGTCCCCGCTGCCAGACGGCAGACAAAGCGTGTGGGAGCAAAGGCCTCCCCTCCCTCCGAGGGGCCTCTGGCCCCCAAGCAAGCCTGCTGGCCCAGGGACCAGGGCGGCTCCTCCTGGCCGTGGGAGGGGGCAGATGGCAGGCCAGGCAGCTCTGCCCCATGCCCTGGATGGGGCTTCTGGGAACGCTGGTCTGGATCTCCTGTCTCCTCACCCCACTCAGGCCGCCCCTTGGGGCCTGCCTCTGAGATCTGTGACAGATTACTAAGTGTAAATTTAACGACCCCCTCCCACACTGTTATGGGAATCATCTTGAAAAAACAAAGATTCCAGCTTGGGGAGGggcagaaagggagcagccagctGAGCCAGACAGTGGGCTCTGTGTCCCTTCTGGCTTACAAGCAGGGAGCTCTGAGTTTAGCTTTGCTTTGACCTCATTCTCTCAGGTGCAGGCGGTGTTCCCTCCGTGCCCTCAGCTCCGACTTGTGCCCTCTGCTACGGCTTGTGGCTTAAATCTATCTTAAATCCCCCACGGCTCCCACACCTGTTGAGTCTATTGGCTTAACTTGTACTCAGCTTACCCTGGCTGTTTGTCACCCCATTCCTCTCACCTCCAAGTTTTAATAACTTGTTCCCAAgccacactcacctcattccacccCCAACTCTCTGAGCCGAGTTCTAACCACAGCCCACGCTGGGCCCTCTGGCAGATCCCGGCAGGGCGAGTCCATCATCTTCAAGCCTCCAACCCTACAAACCTCACACCCCCATACCTGACGTAAGGCACTACAGTCTCACTCACCTAATTTAACACCCCTGAATCGGATCTACTCCTGCCCCCCAAGACGATAATCTTTTGCAAGAGGTCACTCTGATTCCCAAGCTATACCCATTAAGATCTCACCGTACAACAGGACAAGCGCAGCTCTACAGGGTTCAGATCAGAGAGGCCACCCCCTCCCTTCCAGTCCTCATCCTTTGGTCTCCCTCATTCACCACATTTCTTTTCAAACCTGCCAACCAACCCACCATCCCCCAAATAACAAAGCCACACCCCCAGTTCCCTCACCCATTCCTCGTGGTCCGGCACCTGCCACCCTAAAACCCCGGCCTCACCCGATTCTACTCCCTCAGCTCCCAGGGCCCTCATGGCTCATTCAGTCACCACCAGCGCCAATGTCCTGTTTCTCTCCCAAATCTGCGCTTCTCCTGCTGTAACTCCAACGCTAACCCTGTACGAGCAGCAGCCCTCACCCCCAAATCACAGCCAGACGCCATCTCCCCCCAGCAGCCATTTCCACGAAGACCCCAGTGGGGTCCCCTGAAGTCTATCACCCCAATCTTCAGACCCCAGCATCCAATCGGGCCCTCCCTTTCATTCCGAttttctctctcaccatctcaGTCCAGCTGGAAGGACGGTGCAATATGACGCCCAGTGGCGTCAATTCAAATCAAACCTCAAAGCTCAGGTGGGCCTCCGGATTGTCACCTACACCCTCAGATAccaggccaggcccaaaccaTCCCCGTCAAAACTAAGCCCATGTCACGCCCACCTAAGTGTGCCAAACGCATGATCCCTTCCAGCACACTGGCCTCCACCAAACACGCCGAGTAACCCTGCATCCGAGTTCCAGAGACATTCCGGCACAGGCCTCATtccctgccagccccctcccGCCCCAGTCCAGtactccctcccagcccctcccccagacacAACGCCGGCCATTCCCACCCCAACCCTGACTTCCATTTTCTTCTCCAAATGCGTCATCCCTTTCCCCCTAAAAGCCTCCTCCTCGCTCCCCTCTCCAGACACACCGCTGCCACTCCTCTCCCCCAGTGCGTCGCAGGGGTCTGCTCTCCTCCCCCAGAACCCACCCCTCTCCTCCCAACATCAAATCCAGAGCCCCCAGCTCCGGTAAACCGACCGCTCGCTCTCCCACAATCCACTAAAATCAATACTTCCGTCCACTTCCCCTCCGAATCCGACGTCCTTCCCGGCCTCTCGAGTGTTGGGCCCTGACGCCATTCCTTTGTCCCCCAAAGCTGCTTATTGAAACTCAGCTCTGTAAACCCGGAGCCTCGGTTGCCCGCTACCCCGAAAGCTAGTCTGTGTTCCTCACCCTCTAAACTCTGCCTTAGCCCCCAAACCCCCTCTCCATCCATCCGCCCGAACTTCTcgtccctcccccaaccctgttGCTTCCTTCCTCGCCCCCAATCCGCTGCCCTCCCCGATCCAAGTCCAGGGCTCCAACTCTCCAACTCGTCTCTCCATCccctcgccccctcccctgcacctgcaaatCCGCCCCCCCCGCACTCCCAACTCCCCACGGGATCCCCCCTTTCCACCCCTTCGTTCTCCCCGAACCGGCCGTGCCCAGCCCGCTCCCCACAGAGTCGCCATTGGCTCCGTCACCATTAACTCCCTCGCCCCGAGCCTCCTCCAGACGCCGGCCTGCCGCC
The sequence above is drawn from the Lepus europaeus isolate LE1 chromosome 3, mLepTim1.pri, whole genome shotgun sequence genome and encodes:
- the MTCH1 gene encoding mitochondrial carrier homolog 1 isoform X1, producing MGASDPEVAPWARGGAAGMAGAGAGAGARGGAAAGVEARARDPPPAHRAHPRHPRPAAQPSARRMDGASGGLGSGDNAPTTEALFVALGAGVTALSHPLLYVKLLIQVGHEPMPPTLGTNVLGRKVLYLPSFFTYAKYIVQVDGKIGLFRGLSPRLMSNALSTVTRGSMKKVFPPDEMEQVSNKDDMKTSLRKVVKETSYEMMMQCVSRMLAHPLHVISMRCMVQFVGREAKYSGVLSSIGKIFKEEGLLGFFVGLIPHLLGDVVFLWGCNLLAHFINAYLVDDSVSDTPGGLGNDQNPGSQFSQALAIRSYTKFVMGIAVSMLTYPFLLVGDLMAVNNCGLQAGLPPYSPVFKSWIHCWKYLSVQGQLFRGSSLLFRRVSSGSCFALE
- the MTCH1 gene encoding mitochondrial carrier homolog 1 isoform X2, with product MGASDPEVAPWARGGAAGMAGAGAGAGARGGAAAGVEARARDPPPAHRAHPRHPRPAAQPSARRMDGASGGLGSGDNAPTTEALFVALGAGVTALSHPLLYVKLLIQVGHEPMPPTLGTNVLGRKVLYLPSFFTYAKYIVQVDGKIGLFRGLSPRLMSNALSTVTRGSMKKVFPPDEMEQVSNKDDMKTSLRKVVKETSYEMMMQCVSRMLAHPLHVISMRCMVQFVGREAKYSGVLSSIGKIFKEEGLLGFFVGLIPHLLGDVVFLWGCNLLAHFINAYLVDDSFSQALAIRSYTKFVMGIAVSMLTYPFLLVGDLMAVNNCGLQAGLPPYSPVFKSWIHCWKYLSVQGQLFRGSSLLFRRVSSGSCFALE